Proteins encoded together in one Staphylococcus aureus window:
- a CDS encoding VOC family protein — translation MTALFPYIAFENSKEALAYYEEVFGATDVKRLEVGEEQASHFGMTKEEAQEATMHAEFEVLGVKVLCSDSFGRADKINNGISLLIDYDVNNKEDADKVEAFYEQIKDHSSIEIELPFADQFWGGKMGVFTDKYGVRWMLHGQDYTAIQQ, via the coding sequence ATGACAGCATTATTCCCTTATATCGCTTTTGAAAATTCAAAAGAAGCCCTTGCATATTACGAAGAAGTATTTGGTGCAACTGACGTTAAACGTTTAGAAGTTGGCGAAGAACAAGCGTCACATTTTGGTATGACTAAGGAAGAAGCGCAAGAAGCAACTATGCATGCTGAATTTGAAGTGCTTGGCGTAAAAGTGTTATGTTCTGATTCTTTTGGTCGCGCTGACAAAATTAATAATGGCATATCATTATTAATTGATTATGATGTTAACAATAAGGAAGATGCTGATAAAGTTGAAGCATTCTATGAGCAAATTAAAGATCATTCTTCAATTGAAATAGAATTACCGTTTGCTGACCAATTCTGGGGTGGCAAAATGGGCGTCTTTACCGATAAATACGGTGTTCGTTGGATGTTACATGGTCAAGACTATACTGCAATCCAACAATAA
- a CDS encoding L-lactate dehydrogenase, with translation MKTFGKKVVLIGDGSVGSSYAFAMVTQGVADEFVIIDIAKDKVKADVQDLNHGTVHSPSPVDVKAGEYEDCKDADLVVITAGAPQKPGETRLQLVEKNTKIMKSIVKSVMDSGFDGYFLIAANPVDILTRFVKEYTGLPAERVIGSGTVLDSARLQYLISQELGVAPSSVDASIIGEHGDTELAVWSQANVAGISVYDTLKEQTGSEAKAEEIYVNTRDAAYEIIQAKGSTYYGIALALMRISKAILNNENNVLNVSIQLDGQYGGHKGVYLGVPTLVNQHGAVKIYEMPLSAEEQALFDKSVKTLEDTFDSIKYLLED, from the coding sequence ATGAAAACATTTGGTAAAAAGGTTGTATTAATCGGAGATGGATCTGTAGGATCAAGCTATGCCTTTGCAATGGTTACGCAAGGTGTTGCTGATGAATTTGTAATTATTGACATTGCAAAAGACAAAGTAAAAGCAGATGTTCAAGATTTAAACCATGGTACAGTCCACAGTCCTTCACCAGTTGATGTGAAAGCAGGTGAATACGAAGACTGTAAAGATGCAGATTTAGTTGTTATTACAGCTGGTGCACCTCAAAAGCCAGGTGAAACACGTTTACAATTAGTTGAAAAAAATACTAAGATTATGAAGAGCATCGTTAAGAGTGTTATGGATAGTGGCTTTGATGGATATTTCTTAATCGCGGCAAACCCTGTAGACATTTTAACAAGATTTGTAAAAGAATATACTGGATTACCAGCAGAGCGTGTTATCGGTTCAGGTACTGTATTGGACAGTGCACGTTTACAATATTTAATTAGCCAAGAACTTGGTGTTGCACCTTCAAGTGTTGACGCTAGTATTATTGGCGAGCATGGTGATACTGAACTTGCAGTTTGGTCACAAGCAAATGTAGCAGGTATTTCAGTATATGACACATTAAAAGAACAAACTGGTAGCGAAGCTAAAGCGGAAGAAATTTATGTGAATACACGTGACGCTGCTTATGAAATTATCCAAGCTAAAGGGTCAACATACTATGGTATTGCATTAGCATTGATGCGCATTTCAAAAGCCATTTTAAATAATGAAAATAATGTCTTAAATGTTTCTATACAATTAGATGGTCAATATGGTGGTCACAAAGGCGTTTACCTAGGTGTACCAACATTAGTTAACCAACATGGCGCAGTTAAAATTTATGAAATGCCATTAAGTGCCGAAGAACAAGCGTTGTTCGATAAATCTGTTAAAACATTAGAAGATACATTTGATTCAATTAAATATTTATTAGAAGACTAA
- the panB gene encoding 3-methyl-2-oxobutanoate hydroxymethyltransferase: MKTVSQLIDMKQKQTKISMVTAYDFPSAKQVEAAGIDMILVGDSLGMTVLGYESTVQVTLADMIHHGRAVRRGAPNTFVVVDMPIGAVGISMTQDLNHALKLYQETNANAIKAEGAHITPFIEKATAIGIPVVAHLGLTPQSVGVMGYKLQGATKEAAEQLILDAKNVEQAGAVALVLEAIPNDLAEEISKHLTIPVIGIGAGKGTDGQVLVYHDMLNYGVEHKAKFVKQFADFSVGVDGLKQYDQEVKSGAFPSEEYTYKKKIMNEVNNND, translated from the coding sequence TTGAAAACAGTAAGTCAATTAATAGATATGAAACAAAAGCAAACTAAAATTTCTATGGTAACAGCTTATGATTTTCCAAGTGCTAAACAAGTGGAAGCAGCGGGTATTGATATGATTCTTGTTGGGGATTCACTTGGTATGACTGTATTAGGTTATGAAAGTACCGTACAAGTGACGTTAGCAGATATGATTCATCACGGTCGTGCAGTAAGAAGAGGCGCACCAAATACATTTGTAGTTGTTGATATGCCGATTGGTGCAGTAGGCATCTCTATGACACAAGACTTAAATCATGCTCTAAAGCTTTATCAGGAGACGAATGCAAATGCAATTAAAGCAGAAGGAGCGCATATTACACCATTTATTGAAAAAGCAACGGCAATTGGTATTCCTGTTGTTGCACATTTAGGATTAACACCTCAAAGTGTTGGCGTTATGGGGTATAAATTACAAGGTGCAACGAAAGAAGCAGCGGAGCAACTTATTTTAGACGCGAAAAATGTAGAACAAGCTGGTGCAGTTGCGTTAGTACTTGAAGCAATTCCAAATGATTTAGCAGAAGAAATTAGCAAGCACTTAACAATTCCAGTCATTGGTATTGGTGCAGGAAAAGGTACAGATGGTCAAGTATTGGTTTATCACGATATGTTAAATTATGGTGTTGAACATAAAGCGAAATTTGTGAAGCAATTTGCTGATTTTAGTGTTGGTGTGGATGGTTTAAAACAATACGATCAAGAAGTTAAATCTGGTGCATTTCCATCAGAAGAATATACGTATAAAAAGAAAATTATGAATGAGGTTAATAACAATGACTAA
- the panC gene encoding pantoate--beta-alanine ligase — protein sequence MTKLITTVKEMQHIVKAAKRSGTTIGFIPTMGALHDGHLTMVRESVSTNDITIVSVFVNPLQFGPNEDFDAYPRQIDKDLELVSEVGADIVFHPAVEDMYPGELGIDVKVGPLADVLEGAKRPGHFDGVVTVVNKLFNIVMPDYAYFGKKDAQQLAIVEQMVKDFNHAVEIIGIDIVREADGLAKSSRNVYLTEQERQEAVHLSKSLLLAQALYQDGERQSKVIIDRVTEYLESHISERIEEVAVYSYPQLVEQHEITGRIFISLAVKFSKARLIDNIIIGAE from the coding sequence ATGACTAAGCTGATTACTACGGTAAAAGAGATGCAACACATTGTTAAAGCAGCCAAACGCTCAGGCACAACGATTGGTTTTATCCCAACAATGGGTGCCTTACATGATGGACATTTAACGATGGTACGCGAATCAGTTAGTACAAATGATATTACAATTGTGAGTGTATTTGTTAATCCATTACAATTTGGTCCAAACGAAGATTTCGATGCTTATCCGAGACAAATTGATAAAGATTTAGAATTAGTATCAGAAGTAGGAGCGGACATTGTTTTTCATCCTGCAGTAGAAGATATGTATCCAGGTGAATTAGGTATTGATGTCAAAGTAGGCCCATTAGCTGATGTGTTAGAAGGAGCGAAGCGTCCAGGGCATTTTGATGGGGTGGTAACAGTAGTTAATAAGCTATTTAATATTGTTATGCCGGATTATGCTTATTTTGGTAAAAAAGATGCCCAGCAATTGGCTATTGTCGAGCAAATGGTAAAAGACTTCAATCATGCCGTTGAAATTATTGGTATTGATATCGTTCGAGAAGCAGATGGTTTGGCGAAAAGTTCAAGAAATGTTTATTTAACGGAGCAAGAACGACAAGAAGCGGTACATTTAAGTAAAAGTTTGCTATTAGCACAAGCGTTGTATCAAGACGGTGAACGTCAAAGTAAAGTAATTATAGACAGGGTTACTGAATATCTTGAATCACATATAAGTGAACGCATTGAAGAAGTTGCTGTTTATAGTTATCCTCAATTAGTAGAACAACACGAAATAACTGGACGCATATTTATCTCGTTAGCTGTTAAATTTTCAAAAGCGCGTTTAATAGATAATATAATAATTGGAGCTGAATAA
- a CDS encoding epoxyqueuosine reductase QueH — protein MINAEPIISKMKNQKINYDKVLKKLIGQWEREAIRPKILLHSCCAPCSTYTLEFLTQYADIAIYFANSNIHPKNEYLRRAKVQEQFVEDFNRKTGANVKYIEAPYEPHKFVKMVKDKELADEKEGGLRCTACFEMRLDIVAKAAVEHGYDYFGSAITLSPKKNAQLINELGMDVQKIYDVNYLPSDFKKSKGYERSIEMCNDYNIFRQCYCGCVFAAMQQGIDFKTVNKEAKAFLEQYPD, from the coding sequence ATGATTAATGCTGAACCTATTATCAGTAAAATGAAAAATCAAAAAATTAATTATGACAAGGTGTTGAAGAAATTAATCGGGCAGTGGGAAAGAGAAGCAATCAGACCTAAAATCTTATTGCATAGTTGTTGTGCACCTTGTAGTACATATACATTAGAGTTTTTAACACAATATGCAGACATTGCAATTTATTTCGCGAATTCAAATATTCATCCGAAAAATGAGTACTTACGACGTGCTAAAGTGCAAGAACAATTTGTGGAAGATTTTAATCGCAAGACTGGTGCGAATGTGAAGTATATTGAAGCACCTTATGAACCGCATAAGTTTGTGAAAATGGTGAAGGATAAAGAATTAGCTGATGAAAAAGAAGGCGGCTTACGTTGTACCGCTTGTTTTGAAATGCGTTTGGATATTGTAGCGAAAGCAGCTGTAGAACATGGCTATGATTATTTTGGCAGTGCAATCACATTATCACCTAAAAAGAACGCACAATTAATCAATGAACTTGGTATGGATGTCCAAAAAATATACGATGTGAACTATTTGCCAAGTGATTTTAAGAAAAGTAAAGGTTATGAGCGTTCCATAGAAATGTGTAATGACTATAATATCTTTAGGCAGTGTTATTGTGGATGTGTCTTTGCAGCGATGCAACAAGGTATTGATTTTAAAACAGTTAATAAAGAAGCGAAAGCATTTTTAGAACAATATCCAGATTAA
- a CDS encoding TetR/AcrR family transcriptional regulator: MTIDRRIRKSQVAMRNAFIELLHQHQLEEITVQQIADLADVNRSTFYTHYYDKYDLLEKLEDQQLEEIRDFIHDEKLNGAVKLSTDNIHQIMTVLIEMIEKDIAFYQLMFRMGKDSNIHEKLYDLIMCHLQRYKNENDQINGIPFSYFMSYVSGAGLSFIRHWVEDPNRIDKVDLIRHFNTIVNQGPATIIKNIQ, from the coding sequence ATGACTATAGATCGACGTATTAGAAAATCACAAGTTGCAATGAGAAATGCATTTATTGAACTTTTACATCAACACCAATTAGAAGAGATTACTGTGCAACAAATTGCAGATTTAGCTGATGTTAACCGTAGTACATTTTATACGCATTATTATGATAAGTATGATTTGCTTGAAAAATTAGAGGACCAGCAGTTGGAGGAAATAAGAGACTTCATTCATGATGAGAAGTTAAATGGAGCAGTTAAGTTATCCACGGATAACATACATCAAATTATGACCGTTTTAATAGAAATGATAGAAAAAGACATCGCATTTTATCAATTGATGTTTCGTATGGGTAAAGATTCAAATATCCACGAAAAACTTTATGATTTAATTATGTGTCATTTACAACGTTATAAAAATGAAAATGATCAAATTAATGGTATACCATTTTCTTATTTCATGAGTTATGTTTCAGGTGCGGGATTGTCTTTTATAAGACATTGGGTAGAAGATCCAAACCGTATAGACAAAGTTGACTTAATAAGGCATTTTAATACGATTGTCAATCAAGGGCCAGCAACGATAATTAAAAATATACAATAA
- the panD gene encoding aspartate 1-decarboxylase, with translation MIRTMMNAKIHRARVTESNLNYVGSITIDSDILEAVDILPNEKVAIVNNNNGARFETYVIAGERGSGKICLNGAASRLVEVGDVVIIMTYAQLNEEEIKNHAPKVAVMNEDNVIIEMIHEKENTIVL, from the coding sequence GTGATAAGAACAATGATGAATGCTAAAATTCATAGAGCAAGAGTGACTGAGTCAAATTTAAATTATGTAGGTAGCATTACGATTGATTCAGATATATTGGAAGCGGTAGACATCTTGCCAAATGAAAAAGTAGCCATCGTGAATAATAATAATGGTGCACGTTTTGAAACATACGTAATAGCTGGTGAAAGAGGTAGTGGTAAAATTTGTTTAAACGGTGCAGCGTCAAGACTTGTTGAAGTAGGCGATGTAGTCATAATCATGACTTATGCACAGTTGAATGAAGAAGAAATTAAAAACCATGCACCTAAAGTAGCAGTAATGAATGAAGATAATGTCATTATTGAAATGATTCATGAAAAAGAAAATACGATAGTGTTATAA
- a CDS encoding CocE/NonD family hydrolase, producing the protein MNQHLLGNPKLTVTHVNEVKAGINHIVVDSVQYGNQEMIMEKDVTVEMRDGEKLYINIFRPNKDGKFPVVMSADTYGKDNKPKITNMGALWPTLGTIPTSSFTPEESPDPGFWVPNDYVVVKVALRGSDKSKGVLSPWSKREAEDYYEVIEWAANQSWSNGNIGTNGVSYLAVTQWWVASLNPPHLKAMIPWEGLNDMYREVAFHGGIPDTGFYRFWTQGIFARWTDNPNIEDLIQAQQEHPLFDDFWKQRQVPLSQIKTPLLTCASWSTQGLHNRGSFEGFKQAASEEKWLYVHGRKEWESYYARENLERQKSFFDFYLKEENNDWKDTPHVIYEVRDQFYKGEFKSASAFPLPNAEYTPLYLNAENHTLNHAKISSAHVAQYDSEDKQQDVSFKYTFDKDTELVGNMNLKLWVSTKDSDDMDLFAGIKKLDRRGNEVNFPDFNHIENGQVATGWLRVSHRELDQEKSSIAQPWHKHETELKLSQDEIVPVEIELLPSGTLFKQGETLEVVVKGSEIVIGNSTPGMKTRYEHEETVNKGMHMIYTGGKYDSQLIIPIVN; encoded by the coding sequence ATGAACCAACATTTACTAGGAAATCCAAAATTAACTGTAACTCATGTCAATGAAGTTAAAGCCGGTATTAACCACATCGTTGTCGACAGTGTTCAATATGGAAATCAAGAAATGATTATGGAAAAAGATGTCACTGTGGAAATGCGCGATGGCGAAAAATTATATATTAATATTTTCAGACCAAATAAAGATGGCAAATTCCCTGTAGTTATGTCTGCAGATACTTACGGTAAAGATAATAAGCCTAAAATCACAAATATGGGTGCCCTTTGGCCAACATTAGGTACCATTCCGACATCTAGTTTTACACCTGAAGAATCACCAGACCCAGGATTTTGGGTGCCAAATGATTATGTTGTAGTTAAAGTTGCATTACGCGGTAGTGACAAATCCAAAGGCGTCTTATCTCCATGGTCAAAAAGAGAAGCGGAAGATTATTACGAAGTGATTGAATGGGCAGCAAATCAGTCATGGAGTAATGGAAATATCGGGACAAATGGTGTTTCTTATCTTGCGGTGACTCAATGGTGGGTCGCATCATTAAATCCACCACATTTAAAAGCAATGATTCCTTGGGAAGGCTTAAATGATATGTATAGAGAAGTAGCCTTTCACGGAGGTATACCAGATACTGGCTTTTATCGTTTCTGGACTCAAGGTATTTTTGCGAGATGGACAGATAATCCAAATATCGAAGATTTGATTCAAGCACAACAAGAACATCCTCTGTTCGATGATTTTTGGAAACAGCGTCAAGTGCCATTATCACAAATTAAAACACCTCTACTAACATGTGCTAGTTGGTCTACACAAGGTTTGCACAACCGTGGCTCTTTTGAAGGATTTAAACAAGCTGCATCTGAAGAAAAATGGCTATATGTGCATGGACGTAAAGAGTGGGAAAGTTACTACGCTAGAGAAAATCTCGAACGCCAAAAATCATTCTTTGATTTTTACCTTAAAGAAGAAAATAACGATTGGAAAGATACGCCTCATGTCATTTATGAAGTTAGAGATCAATTTTATAAAGGCGAATTCAAATCAGCGTCAGCGTTCCCTTTACCTAACGCAGAATATACACCATTGTATTTGAATGCTGAAAATCACACATTGAATCATGCAAAGATTAGTAGCGCGCATGTCGCACAATATGACTCTGAAGATAAACAACAAGATGTAAGTTTTAAATATACGTTTGACAAAGATACTGAGTTAGTTGGAAACATGAACTTAAAACTATGGGTAAGCACTAAAGACTCAGATGATATGGATTTATTTGCAGGTATTAAAAAGTTAGATCGTCGTGGTAATGAAGTTAACTTCCCTGATTTTAATCATATTGAAAATGGTCAAGTAGCTACTGGTTGGTTACGCGTATCACATCGTGAATTAGATCAAGAAAAATCCTCAATCGCGCAACCTTGGCATAAACATGAAACAGAATTAAAGTTGTCACAAGATGAGATTGTACCTGTTGAAATCGAATTGTTACCTTCAGGCACGCTATTTAAACAAGGCGAAACATTGGAAGTTGTTGTAAAGGGTAGTGAAATTGTAATTGGTAATAGTACTCCTGGCATGAAAACACGTTATGAACATGAAGAAACCGTAAATAAAGGCATGCACATGATTTATACTGGTGGTAAATATGATTCACAATTAATCATTCCTATCGTTAATTGA
- a CDS encoding fructosamine kinase family protein, whose amino-acid sequence MNEQWLEHLPLKDIKEISPVSGGDVNEAYRVETDTDTFFLLVQRGRKESFYAAEIAGLNEFERAGITAPRVIASGEVNGDAYLVMTYLEEGASGSQRQLGQLVAQLHSQQQEEGKFGFSLPYEGGDISFDNHWQDDWCTIFVDKRLDHLKDELLNRGLWDANDIKVYDKVRRQIVAELEKHQSKPSLLHGDLWGGNYMFLQDGRPALFDPAPLYGDREFDIGITTVFGGFTSEFYDAYNKHYPLAKGASYRLEFYRLYLLMVHLLKFGEMYRDSVAHSMDKILQDTTS is encoded by the coding sequence ATGAATGAACAATGGTTAGAGCATTTACCTTTAAAAGATATTAAAGAGATTTCACCAGTGAGTGGTGGTGATGTAAACGAAGCATATCGAGTCGAAACAGATACGGATACATTTTTCTTACTTGTCCAACGTGGACGTAAAGAATCATTTTATGCTGCAGAAATTGCAGGTTTAAATGAATTTGAACGTGCAGGTATCACGGCACCTAGAGTAATTGCAAGTGGCGAGGTTAACGGTGATGCGTATTTAGTGATGACGTATTTAGAAGAAGGGGCTTCAGGGAGTCAACGCCAATTAGGGCAACTCGTAGCTCAATTACACAGTCAGCAACAAGAAGAAGGCAAATTTGGCTTCTCATTACCTTATGAAGGTGGCGATATTTCTTTTGATAATCATTGGCAAGACGATTGGTGTACCATTTTTGTCGACAAACGCTTGGACCATTTGAAAGATGAGTTGCTAAATAGAGGGCTATGGGATGCCAACGATATCAAAGTATATGACAAAGTGCGACGTCAAATTGTGGCGGAATTAGAAAAGCATCAAAGTAAACCGTCTTTATTACATGGTGACCTATGGGGTGGTAATTATATGTTCTTACAAGATGGTCGTCCGGCGTTATTTGATCCAGCGCCATTATATGGTGACAGAGAATTCGATATCGGTATTACAACGGTATTTGGTGGTTTTACGAGCGAATTTTATGATGCGTATAATAAACATTATCCACTCGCAAAAGGTGCATCCTATAGACTTGAATTTTATCGTTTATATTTATTGATGGTCCATTTATTGAAATTTGGTGAGATGTACCGTGATAGTGTTGCGCATTCTATGGATAAGATTTTACAAGATACAACAAGTTAG
- the budA gene encoding acetolactate decarboxylase, protein MTNVLYQHGTLGTLMAGLLEGTATINELLEHGNLGIATLTGSDGEVIFLDGKAYHANEHKEFIELKGDEKVPYASITNFKASKTFPLQQLSQDDVFAQIKNEMLSENLFSAVKIYGTFKHMHVRMMPAQQPPYTRLIDSARRQPEEKRQDIRGAIVGFFTPELFHGVGSAGFHIHFADDERAYGGHVLDFEVDDVVVEIQNFETFQQHFPVNNETFVKAKIDYKDVAEEIREAE, encoded by the coding sequence ATGACGAATGTCTTGTATCAACATGGTACATTAGGTACGTTAATGGCTGGCTTACTAGAAGGCACAGCTACAATTAATGAATTGTTAGAACATGGGAATTTAGGGATTGCAACGTTAACAGGGTCTGATGGCGAAGTAATATTTTTAGACGGAAAGGCATATCATGCTAACGAGCATAAAGAATTTATAGAATTAAAAGGCGATGAGAAAGTACCGTATGCATCGATTACTAATTTTAAAGCGAGTAAGACATTTCCATTGCAACAATTATCACAAGATGATGTATTTGCACAAATTAAAAATGAAATGTTAAGTGAGAATTTATTTTCGGCTGTTAAAATTTATGGCACATTTAAACATATGCATGTACGAATGATGCCTGCTCAGCAACCGCCATATACACGTTTGATTGATTCAGCACGCAGACAACCTGAGGAAAAAAGACAAGATATTCGTGGTGCCATTGTTGGATTTTTTACACCAGAATTATTTCATGGCGTAGGGTCTGCTGGTTTTCATATACATTTTGCGGATGATGAAAGAGCTTATGGTGGACATGTTCTTGACTTTGAAGTGGATGACGTTGTCGTTGAGATACAAAACTTTGAAACATTCCAACAACATTTCCCGGTAAATAACGAGACGTTTGTTAAAGCGAAAATAGACTATAAAGATGTGGCAGAAGAAATTAGAGAAGCTGAATAG
- a CDS encoding oxidoreductase, which produces MLSVAIIGPGAVGTTIAYELQQSLPHTTLIGRHAKTITYYTVPHAPAQDIVVKGYEDVTNTFDVIIIAVKTHQLDAVIPHLTHLAHEDTLIILAQNGYGQLEHISFKNVCQAVVYISGQKKGDVVTHFRDYQLRIQDNALTRQFRDLVQDSQIDIVLEANIQQAIWYKLLVNLGINSITALGRQTVAIMHNPEIRTLCRQLLLDGCRVAQAEGLNFSEQTVDTIMTIYQGYPDEMGTSMYYDIAHQQPLEVEAIQGFIYRRAREHNLDTPYLDTIYSFLRAYQQNM; this is translated from the coding sequence ATGTTATCAGTTGCGATTATCGGCCCAGGCGCTGTCGGTACAACTATTGCCTATGAATTACAACAATCATTGCCTCATACAACGCTTATCGGGAGACACGCCAAAACAATAACATATTATACTGTACCACATGCACCTGCACAAGATATTGTTGTGAAAGGTTATGAAGATGTCACAAACACATTTGATGTTATTATTATTGCAGTCAAAACACATCAACTTGATGCAGTTATTCCTCATTTAACTCATCTTGCACATGAGGACACGCTCATCATTTTAGCCCAAAATGGTTATGGTCAACTCGAACATATTTCATTTAAAAACGTATGCCAAGCAGTTGTCTATATAAGTGGTCAAAAGAAAGGCGATGTTGTTACGCACTTCAGAGATTATCAATTACGTATACAAGATAATGCATTAACTCGACAATTTAGAGATTTGGTCCAAGACAGTCAAATCGACATTGTATTAGAAGCAAATATTCAACAAGCTATTTGGTATAAATTGTTAGTTAACTTGGGCATTAATTCTATCACAGCACTCGGTAGACAGACCGTTGCAATCATGCATAATCCTGAAATACGTACACTGTGTAGACAGCTATTACTAGATGGTTGTCGTGTTGCACAGGCAGAGGGGTTAAACTTTTCAGAACAAACTGTCGATACTATTATGACTATATATCAAGGTTATCCCGACGAAATGGGAACGAGCATGTATTACGACATTGCGCATCAGCAACCTCTTGAAGTCGAAGCGATTCAAGGCTTTATTTATCGACGTGCACGTGAACACAATCTTGACACCCCATATCTTGATACTATTTATAGCTTTTTACGCGCGTATCAACAAAATATGTAA
- a CDS encoding quinone-dependent dihydroorotate dehydrogenase: MYKLIKPFLFKIEPEKAHGLTIDALKTLQKFPVLFPVVDKLFTYKNPTLSQTIQGNTYDNPIGLAAGFDKSCEVPKALEHLGFGALELGGITPKPQPGNPQPRMFRLLEDDALINRMGFNNIGMNKALSHLRKNAYQVPVGINVGVNKMTPYEARYQDYIKVIDTFKHDVSFFTVNISSPNTENLQNFHDKDEFSMLCQALTAFKKQHDVTVPIYLKLTSDMDFDGLKALLPAITETFDGIILANTTRQRDGLTSANKVEEGGLSGRPLFERNLKLIKYAYQQTNGEFLIIGTGGVFSTEDAIKMMRHGASLIQIYSSLVIEGPGLTKKMNKGIARYLKDHHFDNVSDIIGLDA, from the coding sequence ATGTACAAATTAATTAAACCTTTCTTATTCAAAATCGAACCCGAAAAAGCACACGGACTAACTATCGATGCATTAAAAACGTTACAAAAGTTTCCGGTTTTATTCCCAGTCGTCGATAAACTATTTACTTATAAGAATCCAACGTTATCACAAACGATACAAGGTAATACGTACGACAATCCAATTGGCTTAGCAGCTGGTTTCGACAAATCTTGCGAAGTACCAAAAGCATTGGAACACCTTGGATTCGGTGCTTTAGAATTAGGTGGTATCACACCTAAACCTCAACCGGGTAACCCTCAACCACGCATGTTTAGATTATTAGAAGATGACGCCTTGATAAATCGAATGGGCTTCAATAATATTGGTATGAACAAAGCACTAAGTCATTTGCGTAAAAATGCTTATCAAGTACCTGTTGGTATCAATGTTGGTGTGAATAAAATGACACCTTATGAAGCGCGTTATCAAGATTATATAAAGGTTATTGATACGTTTAAACACGACGTTTCATTTTTCACAGTCAACATCAGTTCTCCAAATACTGAAAATCTTCAAAACTTCCATGATAAAGATGAATTTTCAATGTTATGCCAAGCTTTAACAGCATTTAAAAAACAACATGATGTAACAGTGCCAATTTATTTAAAACTAACGTCTGATATGGATTTCGATGGCTTAAAAGCACTATTACCAGCGATTACTGAGACATTTGACGGTATCATCTTAGCAAACACAACGCGACAACGAGATGGTTTAACTTCTGCTAATAAAGTCGAAGAAGGCGGTTTGAGTGGTCGTCCATTATTTGAACGTAATTTAAAATTGATTAAGTATGCTTATCAGCAAACAAATGGTGAATTTTTAATTATAGGTACAGGCGGCGTATTCAGTACTGAAGATGCAATCAAAATGATGCGTCACGGTGCGTCACTTATTCAAATTTATTCATCACTTGTTATTGAAGGCCCAGGTTTAACTAAGAAAATGAACAAAGGCATCGCACGTTACTTAAAAGATCATCATTTTGACAATGTCAGTGATATTATAGGACTAGATGCCTAA